Proteins encoded by one window of Musa acuminata AAA Group cultivar baxijiao chromosome BXJ2-9, Cavendish_Baxijiao_AAA, whole genome shotgun sequence:
- the LOC135622996 gene encoding DNA polymerase I A, chloroplastic-like isoform X2 produces MAMGVSARRSVLRHPFPSFTSPWFSSCLRRAVCGIPSSSRVSQGPDVREEEGSKNLWVQAADRVRCDRILHSAWLPWMGGKTNLSDSDSHPKIGSSVEPISQESPHPSRYVSPLRQEGRTESHSTKPDKSLRHVQEPCDPVLAERNAVPGEAAVSNGMPINGQDTGTPSDMIPPVEGLHKVVDQKQLARVYDKVIVVDNVSTARRVAQLLTTKYKNFIHACDTEVAKIDVMSETPVGHGELISFSIYSGPLADFGNGKSCIWVDVLDGGRNVLDEFVPFFEDSSIKKVWHNYSFDSHVLGNYGIKLSGFHADTMHLARLFDSSRRANGGYSLEALTNDPKIMSSDDELKMGKIAMKSIFGKRKLKKDGSEGKLITLAPVDVLQREERISWICYSALDSISTFKLFDNLKAKLELEPWTLFDIVRGTMYDFYEEYWRPFGVLLVQMESEGILVDRSHLLEIEKLAITEKQIASDKFRKWVSKYCPDAKYMNVGSDAQIRQLFFGDTLRRNNTNKYENYQNKCLSKPKSFKVPNTENVIEDGRKSPYKYRTIVLNKICEELQTDMYTDSGLPSVSGDALKVFAGKVSNNQNFLIDDASYQSGSDEEVNDDHDSTKEMTEMSHVLTLDEDTSDYGTAYKALGEGKEGRAACQAIAALSDVCSIDSLISNFILPLQGNDISCVRGRVHCSLNINTETGRLSARRPNLQNQPALEKDRYKIRQAFVAGPGKSLIVADYGQLELRILAHLANCKSMLEVFRAGGDFHSRTAMNMFAHVREAVEKNRVLLEWHPQPGEDKPPVPLLKDAFGSERRKAKMLNFSIAYGKTPVGLSRDWKGSAADVAMCAMLEIDRNIRLKELGWRLLLQVHDEVILEGPTESAELAKAIVVECMSKPFYGTNFLEVDLVVDAKCAQSWHAAEC; encoded by the exons ATGGCGATGGGAGTTTCCGCCCGTCGAAGTGTCCTCAGACACCCCTTTCCATCGTTCACTTCTCCCTGGTTCTCGTCGTGCCTCCGCCGCGCGGTATGCGGCATCCCATCTTCCTCGCGCGTCTCCCAAGGCCCGGACGTTCGAGA GGAAGAAGGCTCCAAGAATCTGTGGGTTCAAGCAGCTGACAGAGTGAGGTGCGACAGAATCCTTCATTCCGCTTGGCTTCCATGGATGGGTGGAAAGACCAACTTGTCGGACTCAGATTCTCATCCTAAAATTGGAAGTTCAGTGGAGCCAATTTCTCAAGAGTCGCCCCATCCTTCAAGATACGTTTCACCCCTAAGACAAGAAGGCAGAACAGAATCCCACTCCACTAAACCTGATAAATCTTTAAGACATGTTCAAGAGCCTTGTGATCCTGTTTTAGCAGAACGAAATGCTGTCCCTGGTGAGGCTGCAGTTTCCAATGGAATGCCCATCAATGGGCAAGACACTGGGACACCTTCTGATATGATTCCACCTGTTGAGGGTTTGCATAAGGTGGTAGACCAGAAACAACTTGCTCGTGTATACGACAAAGTAATTGTGGTTGATAATGTATCAACAGCTAGACGTGTAGCCCAATTACTTACGACAAAGTACAAGAATTTCATCCATGCATGTGATACAGAG GTTGCCAAAATCGATGTAATGTCTGAGACACCGGTTGGACATGGAGAGCTCATATCCTTTAGTATTTACTCCGGTCCACTAGCAGATTTTGGAAATGGAAAGTCTTGTATCTGGGTTGATGTTTTGGATGGTGGAAGGAATGTTTTGGATGAGTTTGTTCCATTCTTTGAAGATTCATCCATCAAGAAG GTTTGGCATAACTATAGCTTTGATAGTCATGTGCTAGGGAACTATGGGATCAAGCTTTCTGGTTTCCATGCGGATACCATGCATCTTGCACGTCTTTTTGATTCTTCTAGAAGAGCTAATGGAGGATATTCACTTGAAGCACTTACAAATGATCCAAAGATCATGTCGTCCGATGATGAACTGAAAATGGGAAAGATAGCAATGAAATCCATTTTTGGTAAAAGAAAGTTAAAGAAAGATGGATCTGAGGGAAAACTTATCACGCTTGCTCCTGTTGATGTGCTTCAAAGAGAAGAACGAATATCATGGATTTGCTACTCTGCTTTAGACTCGATAAGTACTTTTAAActttttgataacttgaaagctaAGCTTGAGCTTGAACCATGGACTCTTTTTGATATTGTAAGAGGTACAATGTATGATTTTTATGAAGAGTATTGGCGCCCATTTGGTGTTCTGTTAGTGCAAATGGAATCTGAGGGAATTCTTGTTGACCGAAGTCATCTATTGGAGATAGAAAAGCTTGCTATTACTGAAAAGCAAATAGCTTCAGATAAATTCAGGAAATGGGTGTCTAAGTACTGTCCTGATGCTAAGTATATGAATGTGGGAAGTGATGCTCAAATACGTCAGCTCTTTTTTGGTGATACATTGAGGAG AAACAATACAAACAAATATGAAAATTATCAAAACAAATGCTTGTCCAAGCCCAAGTCTTTTAAGGTGCCTAATACTGAGAATGTCATTGAGGATGGAAGGAAGTCTCCTTACAAATACCGCACTATTGTGCTAAATAAAATTTGTGAAGAATTGCAAACAGATATGTATACAGATAGTGGGTTGCCTTCTGTCAGTGGTGATGCTCTAAAAGTTTTTGCTGGGAAAGTCTCGAACAACCAAAACTTTCTGATTGATGATGCGTCATATCAGTCTGGTAGTGACGAAGAGGTTAACGATGACCATGATTCCACAAAGGAGATGACAGAAATGTCTCATGTACTTACACTTGACGAAGACACTTCTGATTATGGAACTGCATACAAGGCACTTGGAGAGGGTAAGGAGGGAAGGGCGGCTTGTCAAGCTATTGCAGCTCTTTCTGACGTCTGCTCAATTGATTCGCTGATATCAAACTTCATTCTTCCCTTGCAG GGGAATGATATTTCATGTGTTCGTGGACGGGTTCATTGTTCTCTAAACATCAACACTGAAACTGGACGCTTATCGGCTAGGAGACCAAATTtgcag AACCAACCTGCTCTCGAGAAAGACAGATACAAAATTCGGCAGGCTTTTGTTGCTGGACCTGGAAAATCTCTTATTGTTGCTGATTATGGACAG CTGGAGCTTAGGATTTTAGCACATCTTGCGAACTGTAAAAGCATGTTGGAAGTCTTCAGAGCTGGTGGGGATTTCCATTCCAGAACAGCTATGAACATGTTTGCACATGTGCGTGAGGCTGTTGAAAAGAACAGAGTGCTCCTGGAGTGGCATCCTCAACCAGGAGAAGACAAGCCTCCAGTTCCATTGTTGAAG GATGCTTTTGGTTCTGAAAGAAGGAAGGCTAAGATGCTTAATTTTTCTATTGCTTATGGCAAAACTCCTGTAGGTCTCTCTCGTGATTGGAAG GGAAGTGCAGCAGATGTTGCCATGTGTGCAATGCTTGAGATAGATAGGAATATTCGTCTGAAGGAGCTTGGATGGAGATTGCTATTGCAG GTGCATGATGAAGTAATACTGGAAGGACCAACGGAGTCAGCGGAGCTCGCCAAGGCCATCGTCGTCGAGTGCATGTCCAAGCCCTTTTACGGCACGAACTTCCTCGAGGTTGACCTGGTGGTGGATGCCAAATGCGCACAGAGCTGGCATGCAGCCGAGTGTTGA
- the LOC103997830 gene encoding uncharacterized protein LOC103997830 → MGAAVLRSQDCLQGRLHLDAFGSRSPQLPSTKPHRKKPPVSSATTPMKPGRGCPPRSTPSPPPKGKPPRPVRQWPSPENEGATDGMTRPRRVLVMEEVKILKRGEQLKPVASPPADALPDWADSVFCPTSRLGPGPDDLPRKLGFFDLKPVYAGPGFVVSPSPSSLPLPSFCLKKSGVAGK, encoded by the coding sequence ATGGGTGCAGCAGTGCTCCGATCCCAGGATTGCCTCCAAGGGCGACTACATCTCGACGCCTTCGGATCTCGTTCTCCGCAGCTGCCGTCGACGAAGCCCCATCGGAAGAAGCCCCCTGTCTCGTCCGCCACCACTCCGATGAAGCCTGGCCGAGGCTGCCCTCCGCGATCGACCCCGTCGCCGCCTCCTAAGGGCAAACCGCCGCGGCCCGTAAGGCAATGGCCATCGCCCGAGAACGAGGGCGCCACCGACGGCATGACGCGCCCAAGGAGGGTTCTCGTCATGGAGGAGGTGAAGATCCTGAAGCGCGGCGAGCAGTTGAAGCCGGTGGCGTCCCCGCCCGCGGATGCCCTACCGGACTGGGCCGACTCGGTTTTTTGCCCGACGAGTCGGCTCGGGCCGGGCCCGGACGACCTGCCGAGGAAGTTAGGGTTCTTCGATCTCAAACCGGTGTACGCTGGGCCGGGGTTCGTCGTCTCCCCCTCGCCGAGCTCACTCCCCTTGCCGAGTTTCTGCTTAAAGAAGTCTGGTGTGGCCGGGAAATAA
- the LOC135622996 gene encoding DNA polymerase I A, chloroplastic-like isoform X1, which translates to MAMGVSARRSVLRHPFPSFTSPWFSSCLRRAVCGIPSSSRVSQGPDVREEEGSKNLWVQAADRVRCDRILHSAWLPWMGGKTNLSDSDSHPKIGSSVEPISQESPHPSRYVSPLRQEGRTESHSTKPDKSLRHVQEPCDPVLAERNAVPGEAAVSNGMPINGQDTGTPSDMIPPVEGLHKVVDQKQLARVYDKVIVVDNVSTARRVAQLLTTKYKNFIHACDTEVAKIDVMSETPVGHGELISFSIYSGPLADFGNGKSCIWVDVLDGGRNVLDEFVPFFEDSSIKKVWHNYSFDSHVLGNYGIKLSGFHADTMHLARLFDSSRRANGGYSLEALTNDPKIMSSDDELKMGKIAMKSIFGKRKLKKDGSEGKLITLAPVDVLQREERISWICYSALDSISTFKLFDNLKAKLELEPWTLFDIVRGTMYDFYEEYWRPFGVLLVQMESEGILVDRSHLLEIEKLAITEKQIASDKFRKWVSKYCPDAKYMNVGSDAQIRQLFFGDTLRRNNTNKYENYQNKCLSKPKSFKVPNTENVIEDGRKSPYKYRTIVLNKICEELQTDMYTDSGLPSVSGDALKVFAGKVSNNQNFLIDDASYQSGSDEEVNDDHDSTKEMTEMSHVLTLDEDTSDYGTAYKALGEGKEGRAACQAIAALSDVCSIDSLISNFILPLQGNDISCVRGRVHCSLNINTETGRLSARRPNLQNQPALEKDRYKIRQAFVAGPGKSLIVADYGQLELRILAHLANCKSMLEVFRAGGDFHSRTAMNMFAHVREAVEKNRVLLEWHPQPGEDKPPVPLLKDAFGSERRKAKMLNFSIAYGKTPVGLSRDWKVFVEEAKDTISLWYEERKEVLRWQKERKKEAIKSKCVRTLLGRPQHFPLVETVSNAQMGHILQAAINTPIQGSAADVAMCAMLEIDRNIRLKELGWRLLLQVHDEVILEGPTESAELAKAIVVECMSKPFYGTNFLEVDLVVDAKCAQSWHAAEC; encoded by the exons ATGGCGATGGGAGTTTCCGCCCGTCGAAGTGTCCTCAGACACCCCTTTCCATCGTTCACTTCTCCCTGGTTCTCGTCGTGCCTCCGCCGCGCGGTATGCGGCATCCCATCTTCCTCGCGCGTCTCCCAAGGCCCGGACGTTCGAGA GGAAGAAGGCTCCAAGAATCTGTGGGTTCAAGCAGCTGACAGAGTGAGGTGCGACAGAATCCTTCATTCCGCTTGGCTTCCATGGATGGGTGGAAAGACCAACTTGTCGGACTCAGATTCTCATCCTAAAATTGGAAGTTCAGTGGAGCCAATTTCTCAAGAGTCGCCCCATCCTTCAAGATACGTTTCACCCCTAAGACAAGAAGGCAGAACAGAATCCCACTCCACTAAACCTGATAAATCTTTAAGACATGTTCAAGAGCCTTGTGATCCTGTTTTAGCAGAACGAAATGCTGTCCCTGGTGAGGCTGCAGTTTCCAATGGAATGCCCATCAATGGGCAAGACACTGGGACACCTTCTGATATGATTCCACCTGTTGAGGGTTTGCATAAGGTGGTAGACCAGAAACAACTTGCTCGTGTATACGACAAAGTAATTGTGGTTGATAATGTATCAACAGCTAGACGTGTAGCCCAATTACTTACGACAAAGTACAAGAATTTCATCCATGCATGTGATACAGAG GTTGCCAAAATCGATGTAATGTCTGAGACACCGGTTGGACATGGAGAGCTCATATCCTTTAGTATTTACTCCGGTCCACTAGCAGATTTTGGAAATGGAAAGTCTTGTATCTGGGTTGATGTTTTGGATGGTGGAAGGAATGTTTTGGATGAGTTTGTTCCATTCTTTGAAGATTCATCCATCAAGAAG GTTTGGCATAACTATAGCTTTGATAGTCATGTGCTAGGGAACTATGGGATCAAGCTTTCTGGTTTCCATGCGGATACCATGCATCTTGCACGTCTTTTTGATTCTTCTAGAAGAGCTAATGGAGGATATTCACTTGAAGCACTTACAAATGATCCAAAGATCATGTCGTCCGATGATGAACTGAAAATGGGAAAGATAGCAATGAAATCCATTTTTGGTAAAAGAAAGTTAAAGAAAGATGGATCTGAGGGAAAACTTATCACGCTTGCTCCTGTTGATGTGCTTCAAAGAGAAGAACGAATATCATGGATTTGCTACTCTGCTTTAGACTCGATAAGTACTTTTAAActttttgataacttgaaagctaAGCTTGAGCTTGAACCATGGACTCTTTTTGATATTGTAAGAGGTACAATGTATGATTTTTATGAAGAGTATTGGCGCCCATTTGGTGTTCTGTTAGTGCAAATGGAATCTGAGGGAATTCTTGTTGACCGAAGTCATCTATTGGAGATAGAAAAGCTTGCTATTACTGAAAAGCAAATAGCTTCAGATAAATTCAGGAAATGGGTGTCTAAGTACTGTCCTGATGCTAAGTATATGAATGTGGGAAGTGATGCTCAAATACGTCAGCTCTTTTTTGGTGATACATTGAGGAG AAACAATACAAACAAATATGAAAATTATCAAAACAAATGCTTGTCCAAGCCCAAGTCTTTTAAGGTGCCTAATACTGAGAATGTCATTGAGGATGGAAGGAAGTCTCCTTACAAATACCGCACTATTGTGCTAAATAAAATTTGTGAAGAATTGCAAACAGATATGTATACAGATAGTGGGTTGCCTTCTGTCAGTGGTGATGCTCTAAAAGTTTTTGCTGGGAAAGTCTCGAACAACCAAAACTTTCTGATTGATGATGCGTCATATCAGTCTGGTAGTGACGAAGAGGTTAACGATGACCATGATTCCACAAAGGAGATGACAGAAATGTCTCATGTACTTACACTTGACGAAGACACTTCTGATTATGGAACTGCATACAAGGCACTTGGAGAGGGTAAGGAGGGAAGGGCGGCTTGTCAAGCTATTGCAGCTCTTTCTGACGTCTGCTCAATTGATTCGCTGATATCAAACTTCATTCTTCCCTTGCAG GGGAATGATATTTCATGTGTTCGTGGACGGGTTCATTGTTCTCTAAACATCAACACTGAAACTGGACGCTTATCGGCTAGGAGACCAAATTtgcag AACCAACCTGCTCTCGAGAAAGACAGATACAAAATTCGGCAGGCTTTTGTTGCTGGACCTGGAAAATCTCTTATTGTTGCTGATTATGGACAG CTGGAGCTTAGGATTTTAGCACATCTTGCGAACTGTAAAAGCATGTTGGAAGTCTTCAGAGCTGGTGGGGATTTCCATTCCAGAACAGCTATGAACATGTTTGCACATGTGCGTGAGGCTGTTGAAAAGAACAGAGTGCTCCTGGAGTGGCATCCTCAACCAGGAGAAGACAAGCCTCCAGTTCCATTGTTGAAG GATGCTTTTGGTTCTGAAAGAAGGAAGGCTAAGATGCTTAATTTTTCTATTGCTTATGGCAAAACTCCTGTAGGTCTCTCTCGTGATTGGAAG GTTTTTGTTGAGGAAGCTAAAGATACAATTTCTCTTTGGtacgaagaaagaaaagaagttcTACGCTGGCAAAAAGAACGCAAAAAGGAAGCAATTAAAAGCAAATGCGTCAGGACGTTGCTTGGACGACCGCAGCATTTTCCTTTGGTGGAAACTGTAAGCAATGCTCAGATGGGTCACATTTTACAAGCAGCTATTAATACTCCAATACAG GGAAGTGCAGCAGATGTTGCCATGTGTGCAATGCTTGAGATAGATAGGAATATTCGTCTGAAGGAGCTTGGATGGAGATTGCTATTGCAG GTGCATGATGAAGTAATACTGGAAGGACCAACGGAGTCAGCGGAGCTCGCCAAGGCCATCGTCGTCGAGTGCATGTCCAAGCCCTTTTACGGCACGAACTTCCTCGAGGTTGACCTGGTGGTGGATGCCAAATGCGCACAGAGCTGGCATGCAGCCGAGTGTTGA
- the LOC103997832 gene encoding sugar transport protein 7 — MAGGGVVHGPVGVAKERAQQYKGRVTPFVVMACLVAAVGGSIFGYDIGISGGVTSMDPFLKKFFPVVYRKKNSQSHNNYCEYDNQGLAAFTSSLYLAGLVASLAASPVTRKHGRRASIVCGGISFLVGATLNSAAVNLPMLILGRIMLGIGIGFGNQAVPLYLSEMAPAHLRGGLNMMFQLATTLGIFSANMINYGTEKIKPWGWRLSLGLAAAPAILMTIGGALLPETPNSLVEQGRAEEGRRVLEKIRGTNDVDAELQDMVEASELANSIEHPFRNILERRNRPQLVMAVLMPAFQILTGINSILFYAPVLFQSMGFGGNAALYSSVMTGAVLASSTLVSIATVDRWGRRPLLIGGGLQMIVCQVAVAVILGVKFGGDKQLSKDFSIVVVVVFCLFVAAFGWSWGPLGWTVPSEIFPLETRSAGQSITVSVNLLFTFAIAQSFLSLLCSFKFGIFLFFAGWITIMTVFVYVFLPETKGVPIEEMILLWRKHWFWKRVMPPIEVADEGGPAEAELPDTRL; from the exons atggcaggAGGTGGTGTGGTTCATGGGCCGGTGGGGGTGGCCAAGGAGAGGGCGCAGCAGTACAAGGGAAGGGTAACGCCGTTCGTCGTCATGGCCTGCTTGGTCGCTGCCGTCGGTGGATCCATCTTTGGCTACGACATCGGCATCTCAG GAGGTGTCACAAGCATGGACCCGTTCCTGAAGAAGTTCTTCCCTGTCGTCTACCGCAAGAAGAACTCGCAGTCCCACAACAACTACTGCGAGTACGACAACCAGGGCCTCGCCGCCTTCACCTCCTCTCTCTACCTCGCCGGCCTCGTCGCCTCCCTTGCGGCCTCCCCCGTCACCAGGAAGCACGGCCGCCGCGCCAGCATCGTCTGTGGCGGCATCAGTTTTCTCGTCGGAGCCACCCTCAACTCCGCCGCCGTCAACCTGCCGATGCTGATCCTCGGCCGTATCATGCTCGGCATCGGTATCGGGTTCGGGAATCAG GCAGTTCCTCTCTACCTCTCCGAGATGGCGCCGGCGCACCTCCGCGGCGGCTTGAACATGATGTTCCAGCTCGCGACGACCCTCGGAATTTTCTCCGCCAATATGATCAACTACGGCACCGAGAAGATCAAGCCGTGGGGGTGGCGTCTTTCCCTCGGCCTGGCAGCGGCCCCCGCGATCCTGATGACCATCGGAGGCGCCCTCCTGCCGGAGACCCCCAACAGCCTCGTCGAACAAGGGCGGGCCGAGGAAGGCCGCCGCGTCCTGGAGAAGATCCGCGGCACCAACGACGTGGACGCCGAGCTCCAAGACATGGTCGAAGCCAGCGAGCTCGCCAACTCCATCGAGCACCCCTTCCGGAACATACTGGAGCGCCGGAACCGGCCTCAGCTCGTCATGGCCGTCCTCATGCCCGCGTTCCAGATCCTGACGGGCATCAACTCCATCCTCTTCTACGCGCCGGTGCTGTTCCAGAGCATGGGCTTCGGTGGGAACGCGGCGCTCTACTCCTCCGTCATGACCGGCGCCGTGCTCGCCTCTTCCACGCTTGTTTCCATCGCCACCGTCGACAGGTGGGGGAGAAGACCGCTGCTGATCGGCGGCGGATTACAGATGATCGTGTGTCAGGTTGCAGTGGCCGTCATACTAGGCGTCAAGTTCGGCGGCGACAAGCAGCTGTCGAAAGACTTCTCCATCGTCGTCGTCGTGGTGTTCTGCCTCTTCGTTGCCGCCTTCGGGTGGTCGTGGGGGCCGCTGGGGTGGACGGTCCCGAGCGAGATATTCCCGCTGGAGACGAGGTCGGCCGGGCAGAGCATCACGGTGTCGGTGAACCTCCTCTTCACCTTCGCCATCGCCCAGTCCTTCCTCAGCCTCCTCTGCTCCTTCAAGTTcggcatcttcctcttcttcgccgGTTGGATCACCATAATGACCGTCTTCGTCTACGTCTTCCTCCCGGAGACTAAAGGGGTGCCTATCGAGGAGATGATACTGCTGTGGAGGAAGCACTGGTTCTGGAAGAGAGTCATGCCACCTATCGAAGTGGCGGATGAAGGCGGACCAGCAGAAGCAGAGTTGCCTGATACGAGGCTTTAA
- the LOC135622997 gene encoding ATP synthase delta chain, chloroplastic-like — protein MATLRSSTAGLRASAASSPAASAPVSSSLLRLPSARRLRLPSLKLSRSRPHRGAAGAAMMDTAASSYANALAEVAKSNGTLEATVADMEKVDRLFADPAVQSFFANPTVAPEKKREILAEISGSSELQPHTVNFLNILVDMSRIDIIAEIVKEFDACYNHITGTELAVVTSVVDMGEDDVAQIAQTVKRLTGAKKVRIKAVLDPSLIAGFTIRYGSSGSKFIDMSVKKQLDEIASQLDFSSITLA, from the coding sequence ATGGCCACCCTCCGCTCGTCCACCGCCGGTCTCCGCGCATCCGCCGCGTCATCCCCAGCCGCCTCGGCCCCCGTATCATCCTCCCTCCTCCGCCTTCCCTCcgcccgccgcctccgcctcccctCCCTCAAGCTCTCCCGGAGCCGCCCCCACCGCGGGGCAGCCGGCGCCGCCATGATGGACACGGCCGCGTCGAGCTACGCAAACGCCCTCGCGGAAGTGGCGAAGTCGAACGGCACCCTGGAGGCGACGGTGGCCGACATGGAGAAGGTGGACCGCCTCTTCGCGGACCCGGCGGTGCAGTCCTTCTTCGCCAACCCCACGGTGGCGCCGGAGAAGAAGCGGGAGATCTTGGCGGAGATCTCCGGCTCCTCCGAGCTGCAGCCGCACACCGTCAACTTCCTCAACATCCTCGTCGACATGAGCCGGATCGACATCATCGCCGAGATCGTGAAGGAGTTCGACGCGTGCTACAACCACATCACGGGGACGGAGCTCGCGGTGGTGACGTCGGTGGTGGACATGGGGGAGGATGACGTCGCCCAGATCGCGCAGACGGTGAAGAGGCTCACCGGAGCGAAGAAGGTGAGGATCAAGGCGGTGCTCGACCCCTCGCTCATCGCCGGGTTCACCATCCGGTACGGATCGTCGGGGTCCAAGTTCATCGACATGAGCGTCAAGAAGCAGCTCGACGAGATCGCCTCGCAGCTCGACTTCTCCTCCATCACCCTCGCCTGA